One window from the genome of Dongia rigui encodes:
- a CDS encoding polysaccharide biosynthesis/export family protein, which translates to MLRKLALSLYAILFACAAGAASAEDGTYRINGGDQLHIAVYGEQNLNQDVVVQPDGWLSFPLAGNINALDLTLQELQAKIADNLRQSQFFPNLTDSEVTVSMRKAVGNSISVIGQVKAPGTFAFDTRLDVLQALSLAGGLTPFAGKDEIKILRRDAAGKQSAIPFDYSQLEDGQNLESNILLKGGDVVVVPQAGFGF; encoded by the coding sequence ATGCTGCGAAAACTCGCGCTGTCCCTGTATGCCATCCTTTTCGCCTGTGCCGCCGGTGCCGCCAGCGCCGAAGATGGCACGTACCGCATCAACGGCGGCGATCAGCTGCACATCGCCGTTTACGGTGAGCAGAACCTCAACCAGGACGTCGTGGTTCAGCCCGATGGCTGGCTGTCCTTCCCGCTCGCCGGCAACATCAATGCCCTCGACCTCACGCTCCAGGAACTGCAGGCCAAGATCGCCGACAATCTGCGCCAGAGCCAGTTCTTCCCCAATCTCACCGACAGCGAAGTCACCGTGTCGATGCGCAAGGCGGTCGGCAACTCCATTTCGGTCATCGGCCAGGTGAAGGCGCCGGGCACCTTCGCCTTCGATACGCGCCTCGACGTCCTGCAGGCCTTGAGCCTTGCTGGCGGCCTCACCCCCTTTGCCGGCAAGGACGAGATCAAGATCCTGCGTCGCGACGCCGCCGGCAAGCAAAGCGCTATTCCGTTCGACTACTCGCAGCTCGAAGACGGACAAAACCTGGAAAGCAACATCCTGCTGAAGGGCGGCGACGTTGTCGTGGTGCCGCAAGCCGGGTTCGGCTTCTAG
- a CDS encoding undecaprenyl-phosphate glucose phosphotransferase, with protein sequence MRSSQIVAAPANDVEARRFNSIRFIPRDPRLGGVLLAVCDISVFFVAMAAISGLLLYSQIELLQTNLPHFFVTAALSFFLAHAFAQSYKAESLSRISKISRTEFILKPALLTGAAAGFAYGLETLLGRGTPIVSNLPLSALPAEAYFALFATVGVALERGAAYGLLSRLQAAGHLATNVVLFGADVIGQRLMRVISDDYADSVQVRGIFDDRLQRVPRDLQGTPVRGGIDQLVDLVQNDPTIDKVLVALPMNAEDRILHLLAKLRHLPVDVALVPEFIGVRVDKQVIRDAHPPILNVSRKPQSGLDRVVKRSFDVLAASGALIALSPLLLGSALAIKLTSAGPVFFRQPRMGFNNRKFHVYKFRSMYTDCADLEAKQQTQRNDSRITKVGSFLRKTSIDELPQLINVLKGDMSLVGPRPHALGMQVGNRLCDEIVREYAVRHRMKPGITGWAQVHGLRGAVDEPEVLEARVHHDIYYIDNWSFIFDLRIILMTVIELIRPRNAY encoded by the coding sequence ATGCGTTCCAGTCAGATTGTCGCCGCGCCCGCCAATGATGTAGAGGCGCGTCGATTCAACAGTATCCGCTTCATCCCGCGCGATCCGCGGTTGGGCGGGGTACTTCTGGCGGTCTGTGACATTTCTGTGTTCTTCGTCGCGATGGCCGCAATATCGGGCCTGTTACTGTACTCGCAGATCGAATTACTGCAGACGAACTTGCCCCACTTCTTCGTGACGGCCGCATTGAGCTTCTTCTTGGCTCATGCATTCGCGCAATCCTACAAGGCGGAGAGCCTGTCGCGGATCTCGAAGATCTCGCGCACGGAATTCATCCTGAAGCCCGCCCTTCTCACTGGGGCGGCTGCGGGTTTCGCCTATGGCTTGGAGACGCTGCTCGGCCGGGGCACCCCGATCGTCAGCAATTTGCCGCTGTCGGCCCTGCCGGCTGAAGCCTATTTCGCCCTGTTTGCCACGGTGGGTGTCGCCCTTGAGCGCGGGGCCGCCTATGGCCTGCTCAGCCGGTTGCAGGCCGCAGGCCATCTCGCCACCAATGTCGTCCTGTTCGGTGCCGACGTCATCGGCCAGCGCCTGATGCGCGTCATCAGCGATGATTATGCGGATTCGGTCCAGGTGCGGGGCATCTTCGACGATCGCCTGCAGCGCGTGCCGCGCGACCTGCAGGGAACACCGGTCCGGGGTGGCATCGACCAACTGGTCGATCTCGTCCAGAATGACCCGACCATCGACAAGGTCTTGGTTGCTCTGCCGATGAATGCCGAAGACCGGATTCTGCATCTCCTCGCCAAGCTGCGGCATTTGCCGGTCGATGTGGCACTGGTGCCGGAATTCATCGGCGTGCGTGTCGACAAGCAGGTCATCCGCGACGCCCATCCGCCCATTCTCAATGTCAGCCGCAAGCCGCAATCCGGGCTCGACCGCGTGGTCAAGCGCAGCTTCGACGTGCTCGCGGCTTCAGGCGCCCTCATTGCCTTGTCGCCGCTGCTGCTCGGCTCGGCGCTGGCGATCAAGCTGACCAGTGCCGGCCCGGTCTTCTTCCGCCAGCCGCGCATGGGCTTCAACAATCGCAAGTTCCACGTCTACAAGTTCCGCTCGATGTACACCGATTGCGCGGATCTTGAGGCCAAGCAGCAGACCCAGCGCAACGACAGCCGCATCACCAAGGTCGGCAGTTTCCTGCGCAAGACCAGCATCGACGAGCTGCCGCAGCTCATCAATGTGCTGAAGGGCGACATGTCGCTGGTGGGGCCGCGCCCGCATGCGCTCGGCATGCAGGTGGGCAATCGCCTGTGCGACGAAATCGTGCGCGAGTATGCCGTCCGACATCGGATGAAACCCGGCATCACCGGCTGGGCCCAGGTGCATGGTTTGCGCGGTGCGGTCGATGAGCCGGAAGTGCTCGAGGCGCGCGTTCACCACGACATCTACTACATTGATAACTGGTCGTTCATCTTCGATCTGCGCATCATCCTGATGACGGTGATCGAATTGATCCGGCCGCGCAACGCCTACTGA
- a CDS encoding isoprenyl transferase, which translates to MSTLLARQPQITTGDDVAAALHVAIIMDGNGRWAQKRGLPRTMGHYYGAEAARKVVRAAGELGVTHLTLFGFSSENWRRPKPEIDYLMSLLRGYLRKDVASLHENRVRLKVIGDRAGLPADIATLIGEAEALTAANDGLNLTIALNYGGRADIVAGVRQLAQEVAAGRLDPAMIDEASVGAALPSAALPDPDLLIRTSGEQRVSNFLLWQLAYTEMLFVERYWPDFSGEDLKAALAEFSHRDRRFGGAVSR; encoded by the coding sequence TTGTCGACGCTGCTGGCCCGGCAACCGCAGATCACCACCGGCGATGATGTTGCCGCGGCCCTCCATGTCGCCATCATCATGGATGGCAACGGCCGCTGGGCGCAGAAGCGCGGGCTGCCGCGCACCATGGGCCATTATTATGGTGCCGAAGCAGCGCGCAAGGTTGTGCGGGCAGCAGGCGAATTGGGGGTCACCCATCTCACCCTGTTCGGCTTCTCCTCGGAGAACTGGCGCCGCCCGAAGCCGGAGATCGATTATCTCATGAGCCTGCTGCGCGGCTATCTGCGCAAGGATGTGGCGAGCCTCCACGAGAACCGCGTGCGCCTCAAGGTGATCGGCGACCGCGCTGGGCTGCCGGCCGACATCGCGACCCTCATCGGCGAGGCCGAAGCGCTGACCGCCGCCAATGACGGCCTTAACCTTACCATCGCCCTCAATTACGGCGGGCGCGCCGATATTGTGGCTGGTGTCCGCCAGCTGGCGCAGGAAGTTGCGGCCGGCAGGCTTGATCCGGCTATGATCGACGAGGCCAGCGTCGGGGCGGCATTGCCCAGCGCGGCCCTGCCGGACCCGGACCTCCTCATCCGCACCAGCGGTGAGCAACGGGTCAGCAATTTCCTGTTGTGGCAGCTGGCCTATACGGAAATGCTCTTTGTCGAGCGCTATTGGCCGGATTTCTCGGGCGAGGACCTCAAGGCGGCCCTTGCCGAATTCAGCCACCGAGATCGCCGCTTTGGCGGCGCTGTGTCAAGATAA